CATCGCGCAATGCAGGGGCGTCCGGGGTTTTCGCTGCCTGCATCGCCACTAAATCGCTTAAAGTGGTGGTCGGCAGCATCATGCCGGTATCGTTAATCTTCGCTAATTGTTGTGCTTCGTGTCGGGCAAGCAGATCGGCATCGCCGCTGCGCAGCGCCGGGTTTTCAGCAAACTGCACCAGCAGTTGTCCCAGCCGCGCCACATGGCCGCGCAGCGTGGCTTCATCGTAACGGCTGCGATTCGCCAGCACTTCAACGGCAAGGCCGCCCTCGTCATCCGGGAACAGCGCAATCTCCAGATCGTTGACCGGCCCGGTCGCCAGCGTGTGCGTGGTGCCATGCATACCATCAACATCCAGCCGGTAGTCAAACATTTTGACATTGAATACCGGGCCAAACAGCGGCTCATCGCCTGCGGCCCGGCCCGCATCACGGACAATCTGTTCGGCATCGTAACGCTGATGGCGGCGCATCGCTTTCAGGCTGCCCGCCAGTTGCGCGGCCAGTTCCGCGAGGGTTTGCGTGCCATCGATATGAATACCTAACGGCAGCACATTCAGCACCGGTCCGCTCGCCGTCAGCGCGGCGGACCCCATGCGACGCATAAAGATAAACCCGGCGGCGTAATCCATGCGTCCGCACAGGCGACCAAGCCACAGCGCTACCAATGCCAGCGCCAGATCGGCAGGCTGGCTGTTCGGCAGCGCACGGGTTAAACGGCGGAAATCATCAGTATTGAGCGCAACGTTCAGGCGCAGAATGTCGGTAGTCGCCGCGCGTCCCGGCAGCGGCATCGAAGAGAGTGAAACCGGCGGCGGCAGTTCGCTGCGCTGTTTCGCCCAGAAAGCCGCATCGCGCTGCCAGCCGTCGCTGTCGCGATAACGCTGATACTCTTCCACCACTTCCGCAAACGGCGTAAAGGGGGATGATGGCGTTTCGTCGCCGCGTCGCCAGACGCTGTAAATGGCGGCAATCTGGCGGGTAATGGCCGGGAAACTGAAACCATCAACCAGTAAATGGTGATAGCGTTGATACCAGTACCAGCGCTGTTCGCCCACGCGCAGGAGTTGATGGCAGACCAGCGGTTTACCGCTCTCGACACGCAGGTTTTGCGCCAGATCGGCGCGCATAATATTCAGCGCGGCGGCATGCGTATCGCTGTGAGTGCGTAAATCGGTAATAGCGGGCAACGCAAACTGTTGCGATTCATCCACCCACTGCCAGACGTCGCCGTTATCTTCCTCAAAGCGCAGACGCAGCGTATCGGCCTGCGCCATACCGGTGACAATCGCCTGCGCCAGCAGCGCGGCATCAATATCACCCTTCAGCTCAACGTAGTGCGCCACGCTCCAGGCGTTGGGCAGCGACGAGAGTTTTTCCGCCATCCAGATGCCTGGCTGGGCGGCGACCAGCGGTAAACGTTGCGTCATTGGCCGCTCCTTGCTGTCACGTAGTGCACCGGGGTTAAGCTCTGCCAGTGAGCGGCAAGCCACCTATTGCAGGCTTCCTGCGGCTGCGGTTCGCACACCACGCGCCAGCCGCCAGGCAACGCGCACTGCGCAGGCCACAAACTGTATTGCTTCTGGTCGTTTTGCAGAATATAAAACCGCCCTTGCGGATTATCGAAGGGGTTGGTGAACTCCATAGCAAACTCCTGTCATAGAAAGGCGCGTCAGCGGGCGCGGGTCAAAGGCTGCCAGAGGGTAATCAGCCCGGAAGTCAGCCCACCGCGCCAGCAAAGCGCATCATGTCCGCCGTCAACCTGACGCCAGAAAACCGGCTGCTGTATGCGTTGTAACAGGGATAAAAGCGCCTGATTGGCGCGAAAAATCAGCGGCTCGCGCACGCCCGCTTCCAGCACAATGCGCAGGCCGGAGGGGTGCAGTTCACCGCGTTGAAGTTGCTGGATAATGATGCCGTCCTGCTCTGCGCCGCGATGCGGCCACCAGTAAGAACCAGACTGGCTCAGCACGCAGCCAAAACGCTGCGGCCAGTGCAGCGCGGCATAAAGTGAAGAGAGACCGCCAAAACTCTGCCCAGCCACCACCGTGTGCTCAGCGCGATCGCTGAACGGTGCCAGCGCCTGCACCTGCGGCAGCAGCTCTTCCTGCACCGCCAGCCAGAAATCGGCATTGCAGGGCAGTTCGCGCGTGCGGTGCGCGTTATCAATCACATCGATCAGCACATAGACCGCCGCCGGTAATTGCCCCTCGTGGGTGAGCGCGGCCAGCGCAGGCCATACCGGCATACTCTGCGCCCAGAATTGCCCGTCGAGCAGCACCGCCAGCGGGCGTTCGGCGGCGTTTTCCTCGCCGGTGGTGTAGATCCACACGCGGCGCGTGTTGTTCAGCCGCTGGCTGCGCCAGTGCAGTAATTGCGGTTCATTGAAGGGCGTATCTAATGCCTGCCAACCCGGCTGTAGCGGCGCATCGGGCATTTCCAGCGCCGAAACCGGATGACCGCGCCCGCCGCGCCAGCTTTGCGGATTAAGCGGGTCGGCAATCGCCTGCGCCAGCAGTTTGCGCCAGCCTTCGCGGAGGGCGGCGCGATCCGGCGGAGTGGCAGCACACACAGCGGGGGAAAAGTCGTCGTGATGTTGTGAAGGTATCAGGCAATAACTGCCCCGCCAGCCTGCTTCAAGGTGAATCTCGCGGTACCAGACATCAGTACCGGCAATGCGCTCAAGCGATTGCGGCCGGGCATTTTGATGATGATCGGTCACGCCGGTGATATAGAGCCAGACCCGTTGAATGGAGGATGTGGTTTCCGTGCCTGCCGGATCCCGCCACCAAAACGTGACGCGGTATCCGCCCGCTTCCTGCACCCATTCCGGCCCCTGTTTTGACTCCCACCAGGCAGCACTTCCCGTTGTTGACGTCACGTCTATTACCCCAATTATGCTGTGGAAATTTTTGCTTGCACTTCTAAATTTGTTGATAATATTATTGATAACAATTTGCATTTGCAATAGCGTATTAACGCGCTGTGGGAAGCGCGTCTTTCACTCAATTGGCCACCTTTGTCGATGCTGCTCAGGGCTGAATAGCTCGCTTTGTGCTGGCTCCATTATGCCGCCTCCTCTCCCGCTGGGAATGGATGAACCGGGGAAGCGGCGATGAAAATCAGGTAAAACAATGAATAACAAAATCAAGACCTTGACCTTATTGGTCAATCTGGGGATTTACGGTGCTGCTTTGCCCGCTATGGCGGCAGACAGCAATACCACCAGCTCCACCGCGAATGATGACACCATCGTTGTGACCGCCGCGCAGCAAAATTTGCAGGCGCCGGGCGTTTCCACCATCACCGCTGACGAAATTCGCAAAAACCCGCCAGCGCGCGACGTTTCTGAAATTATCCGCACCATGCCGGGCGTTAACTTAACCGGTAACGCCACCAGCGGTCAGCGCGGCAACAACCGCCAGATCGATATTCGCGGTATGGGCCCGGAAAACACCCTGATCCTGATTGACGGCAAACCGGTTACCAGCCGCAACTCCGTGCGCCTTGGCTGGCGCGGCGAGCGTGACAGCCGTGGCGACACCAACTGGGTGCCGCCGGAAATGATCGAACGCATCGAAGTGATTCGCGGCCCGGCAGCGGCGCGTTACGGTAACGGCGCAGCCGGCGGCGTGGTGAATATCATCACCAAAAAAGATAAAACAGACGAATGGCACGGCGCGTGGAATACCTATTTCAACGCGCCGGAACACAAAGACGAAGGTTCCACCAAACGTACCGACTTCAGCCTGAGCGGCCCGCTGGGCGGCGATGTCAGCTTCCGCCTGTATGGCAACCTGGCAAAAACCCAGGCCGACGCATGGGATATCAACCAGGATCATCAGTCTGAACGTACCGGTATCTATGCCAACACCCTGGCCGCCGGTCGCGAAGGTTCGATCAACAAAGATATCAACGGCGTGGTGCGCTGGGATTTCGCGCCGTTGCAGTCGCTGGAGTTCGAAGCCGGTTACAGCCGCCAGGGCAACCTCTACGCGGGCGATACGCAGAACACCAACAACGACAGCAGCACCAATAACTACGTGAAAGAGAACTACGGTAAAGAGACGAACCGTCTTTATCGCCAGAACTACTCTGTCACCTGGAATGGCGGCTGGGATAACGGTGTGACCACCAATAACTGGCTCCAGTACGAACACACGCGCAACTCGCGTCTCGGCGAAGGCCTGGCGGGCGGTCTGGAAGGGTTATTCAACACCAATAAGTTCACCGATATCGATCTTTCGGATGTGATGCTGCATAACGAAGTGAACCTGCCGCTGGAGCTGCTGGTCAATCAGACGCTGACGCTGGGAACCGAGTGGAACCAGCAGCGGATGAAAGACATGGCGTCGAACAAGCAGGCTTTCCAGGGCGGCCCGATTTCCGGTCTGAGCAGCACCAATCGCAGCCCCTACTCCAGCGCGGATATCTACTCGGTGTTCGCGGAAGACAACATGGAGCTGACCGACAGCACCATGCTGACGCCGGCCCTGCGTTTTGATCATCACACCATTGTCGGCAATAACTGGAGCCCATCGCTGAACCTGTCGCAGGGTCTGGGCGATGACTTCACGCTGAAAATGGGTATCGCCCGCGCTTACAAAGCGCCGAGCCTCTATCAAACCAACCCGAACTACATCCTCTACAGTAAGGGGCAGGGTTGCTACGCCAGCGGCACCGGCGTGGGCTGCTACATGATGGGTAATGACGATCTGAAAGCGGAAACCAGCATCAACAAAGAGATTGGTCTGGAGTTCAAACATGAAGGCTGGCTGGCCGGGGTGACGTGGTTCCGCAACGATTATCGCAACAAGATCGAAGCCGGTTATTCACCGCTGAGCCAGACCTCTGTCGGCAGTACCAAAACCGATCTCTATCAATGGGAGAACGTGCCGAAAGCGGTGGTGGAAGGTTTAGAAGGCACCCTGAACGTGCCGGTTAGCGATGCGGTAACGTGGAGCAACAACTTCACTTACATGCTGCAAAGCAAAAACAAAACCACCGGCGAACGCCTGTCGATCATTCCGGAGTATACGGTCAACTCCACCCTGAGCTGGCAGATTGTGCCGGATGTTTCTGTTCAATCTACCTTTACCTGGTACGGCAAACAGGAACCGAAAAAGTATGACTATCAGGGCAATCGCGTGACCGGTTCCGCCACCAACGAAGTCAGCCCTTACAGCATTGTTGGCCTGAGCGGCACCTGGGATGTGACCAAATACGTCAGCCTGACGGCCGGTATCGATAACCTGTTCGACAAACGCCACTGGCGCGCGGGTAACGCCCAGAGCACCGGCGGCAGCACCGGCTGGATGTACGGCGCTGGCGCAGAAACCTATAACGAGTCGGGCCGCACCTGGTATATGAGTGTGAATACCCACTTCTAAGTTGCACCTGCCCTCTCCCCCAACGGAAGAGCCCCGCTTCCCGGCGGGGAGAGGGCCGGGCGAGGAAACGCCATGCACACCACTCATCACACCGTTTCCCTCGCCGATCACACGCTTCATCTGATCGATTTTCTTCCCGCAACGTTTACCCATACCGATCTGCTCTGGCTGCCGCATCACGAAGCGCTTGCGCACTGCGCGTTAAAGCGCCAGACCGAGCATCTGGCCGGGCGCATCGCCGCGCTGCACGCATTGCAGGAGCAGGGTTTCAGCACCGTTCCGGCCCCTGGTGCGGCTGGCGAACCCTGCTGGCCGCGCGGCGTATCGGGTAGCATCAGCCACAGCGGGCAGCGCGCCGTTGCCGTGGTGGCGTCGCATCCTGTCGGCGTGGATCTTGAAGCGCAGTTCAGCCCGGCGCTGTGCAATGAACTGGCCGCAAGCATTGTTAATGCGCAGGAACACGCGCTGCTCGCCGCCTGCCCCCTGCCGTTTACGCTGGCACTCACGCTCGCTTTCAGCGCGAAAGAGAGCCTTTACAAAGCGTTTTCCCGGCTGGCGAAGCCCTTTCCCGGCTTTGCCAGCGCGCATATCACCGCCATTGATGATCGGCATCTTGAGCTGTGTTTTCTGGCGGAATTTTCCCCACAACTGGTTGATAAAAAAGTAAATGTCTACTGGCGAGCCGAGCACGAACAGGTAATGACGCTGGCCGTAGGTTTACCGTTCGGATCGTGATCCTTTTCTCCTTTTAAGAAATTAGCTGCGCAAACCGTAGACAGTTTGCCATCGTCGAATTATCGTTACTTTGAATAATAAATCATTATTGAATATATATTCAATGTGGAGAAAAAGATGAAAAAGACCCTACTGCAATCCGTTGTACTGGCTTCGATGATCGCTGCATCCGGCTCGCTTTTCGCCGCAGATAACGGCCTGATCGCGATTATTACCCCATCCCACGACAATCCGTTTTTTAAAGCAGAAGCCGATGGCGCCGCAGCCAAAGCGAAGGAGCTGGGCTACACCACGCTGGTCGCTTCCCATGACGACGATGTCAACAAACAGAACCAATTGATTGAAACGGCAATCGCCCGCAAAGCGAAAGCGATCATTCTGGATAACGCCGGGGCAGATGCCACCGTCGGTCCGCTGGAGAAAGCAAAAGCAGCAGGCGTGCCCACGTTTCTGATCGATCGTGAAATCAACAAAACCGGCGTGGCGGTGGCGCAAATCGTCTCCAACAACTATCAGGGCGCACAACTGGGCGCAGAGAAGTTCGCCAAATTGCTGAACGGTAAAGGCAAGTACGTTGAGCTATTAGGCCGCCAGTCGGACACCAATGCCAGCGTGCGGTCGCAGGGGTATCACGATGTGCTGGATGACAACCCGGAGATGAAAATGGTGGCGCAGCAAACCGCCAACTGGAGCCAGACCGAAGCCTTCACCCGTATGGAAGCCATTCTGCAAACGCACCCGGACATTGCCGGTGTGATTTCCGGCAACGACACCATGGCGCTTGGCGCGGAAGCAGCGCTGAAAGCCGCCGGAAAAAACAACGTCATTGTGGTCGGTTTTGACGGCAGCGACTACGTGCGCGACTCGATCATCAACAAAGGCAATATCAAAGCTACCGTGCTGCAACCCGGCTGGCAGCAGGCGCAAATGGCCGTTGAACAAGCGGATTACTTCCTGAAAAACGGCAAAGCGCAGAAGGAAGAGAAACAACTGATGGACTGCATGCTGATCGATGACAGCAACGCCAGCAAACTGAAAATGTTCAACCTCAGCAAGTAACGCGGAGGCGCTATGTGGTTAAAACAATGGGGTAACGCGCTCGCAGGGTGCGTCGCCCTGTTGCTCACGGCCTGCACCGTGGTGGATCTGGATGAGAACGGCAAGCCGATTATGCCTGCCGATCCGCATGCCAAAGCCAGCTTTGACAACCAGACGCCGCAGCAGATCGCGCAACAAACCTGGCAGGAACGCGTGATCAACGCCGCGCATCAACATGCGCTGAGCGCCGACACGCTGGCCGCCCAACAAAAAAACCCGGCCGCCGCGCCGCAGAGCGTATTTGTCCGGCTGACAAGCCAGGTCGAACGCATTGATACCAGTAATGAACGCGAACAACAGTTGCTGATTAACGTTAACGGGCAACCGCTGCCGGTGCAGCTTGGCCCGGTAATACGCGGTAACGCAATTCGCGATGCTACCGGTTTTAAATTTGAAGACTTTACCAACCAGGTCCAGTTTGCGCAGCTTTCCCGCGCCTATAACCGTGAAGCAGTAAAACATCTGCCAAAAGTTGACGCCAGCTGGGCCGGAAAACCGGTCACCGTACTGATGGCGGTCACGCTCAGCGGCGGCAAGCTTAATGACGCCGTGGCACTGGAGTTGCAACAGGAGGCACAGTAATGAGCGATCTACCTGTGGACGACATCATTCTGCGCACGCGTGGCGTGTCGATGCTGTTTCCTGGCACCGTGGCGCTGGACAACGTCGATTACAACGTCTGGCGCGGTAAAGTAAACGTGATTATCGGCGAGAACGGCGCGGGCAAATCGACGCTGATGAAAATTCTCGCCGGAGTGCAGCAGCCGAGCGTCGGCACCATCGAACTGAATGGCGAAACGGTGCACTTTTCCGACACCCGCTCCGCTGCCGCACACGGTATCGGCATGGTGCACCAGGAGCTAAACCTGTTTGAAAACCTCAACGTCGCCGAGAATATTTTTCTCGGCCGCGAGCTGCAAAAAGGGGTGACGCCGATTAACGAAGCGGAGCAGGAAAAACGCACCGCCGAGCTACTCAAGCGCCTCGATCAACCCATCTCGCCGCGCGAACTGGTTGGCAACTTAAAAGTCGGCCAGCAGCAACTGGTCGAGATCGCCAAAGCGCTGGCCGAGGATGCCGATATTCTGATCCTCGACGAACCCACTTCGGCGCTGAGTAAAACGGAAGTGGAGATCCTGTTCCGCGTGATCCGCGAACTCACGCGCCAGGGGGTGTCGATTATCTACATTTCGCACCGGCTGGAAGAGTTAATGGCAATTGGCGATGTCATCACCATTCTGCGCGACGGCAAATTTCAGGCCGAAGCGAAGGTCTGCGATATCGATGTGCCGTGGATCGTGCGCGAAATGCTCGGCAGCGATCCGGTGAGTAACTTCCTCTCGCCGGGAAGAACCTTCGGCGCGCCGGTTCTGGAAGCTGAAAACATCACCTGCGTAAACGCCAGCGGCGTCACCACGGTAAATGATGTCAGTTTTAAAGTGCATGCTGGCGAGATTGTCGGCATCTACGGCCTGATGGGAGCCGGGCGTACCGAGCTGTTTGAGTGCCTGCTCGGAACCGAACGCAACTATCTCGGCAAGCTGTGGCTCGACAGCAAACCGGTGCCGCAGCGGCTGACGCCCGCGGAGCGCATCCGCATGGGCATGAGCCTGGTACCGGAAGATCGCAAACGTACCGGCATCTTTCCCATCTCGTCGGTGGCGAGCAATCTCACCATCGCCAGCCTGTGGCGGCGCTTGCAGCGCGGTTTCACTATCGCCACAAAGGATGAAGAAGCGGTGGTTGCCAGCACCATTGGCAACCTGTCGATTAAAGTCTCTTCGCCGGAGGTGGAGATCCAGGCGCTCAGCGGCGGCAACCAGCAGAAAGTAGTGATTGGCC
The Kosakonia oryzae genome window above contains:
- a CDS encoding MbtH family protein produces the protein MEFTNPFDNPQGRFYILQNDQKQYSLWPAQCALPGGWRVVCEPQPQEACNRWLAAHWQSLTPVHYVTARSGQ
- the fes gene encoding enterochelin esterase, which gives rise to MTSTTGSAAWWESKQGPEWVQEAGGYRVTFWWRDPAGTETTSSIQRVWLYITGVTDHHQNARPQSLERIAGTDVWYREIHLEAGWRGSYCLIPSQHHDDFSPAVCAATPPDRAALREGWRKLLAQAIADPLNPQSWRGGRGHPVSALEMPDAPLQPGWQALDTPFNEPQLLHWRSQRLNNTRRVWIYTTGEENAAERPLAVLLDGQFWAQSMPVWPALAALTHEGQLPAAVYVLIDVIDNAHRTRELPCNADFWLAVQEELLPQVQALAPFSDRAEHTVVAGQSFGGLSSLYAALHWPQRFGCVLSQSGSYWWPHRGAEQDGIIIQQLQRGELHPSGLRIVLEAGVREPLIFRANQALLSLLQRIQQPVFWRQVDGGHDALCWRGGLTSGLITLWQPLTRAR
- a CDS encoding TonB-dependent siderophore receptor; amino-acid sequence: MNNKIKTLTLLVNLGIYGAALPAMAADSNTTSSTANDDTIVVTAAQQNLQAPGVSTITADEIRKNPPARDVSEIIRTMPGVNLTGNATSGQRGNNRQIDIRGMGPENTLILIDGKPVTSRNSVRLGWRGERDSRGDTNWVPPEMIERIEVIRGPAAARYGNGAAGGVVNIITKKDKTDEWHGAWNTYFNAPEHKDEGSTKRTDFSLSGPLGGDVSFRLYGNLAKTQADAWDINQDHQSERTGIYANTLAAGREGSINKDINGVVRWDFAPLQSLEFEAGYSRQGNLYAGDTQNTNNDSSTNNYVKENYGKETNRLYRQNYSVTWNGGWDNGVTTNNWLQYEHTRNSRLGEGLAGGLEGLFNTNKFTDIDLSDVMLHNEVNLPLELLVNQTLTLGTEWNQQRMKDMASNKQAFQGGPISGLSSTNRSPYSSADIYSVFAEDNMELTDSTMLTPALRFDHHTIVGNNWSPSLNLSQGLGDDFTLKMGIARAYKAPSLYQTNPNYILYSKGQGCYASGTGVGCYMMGNDDLKAETSINKEIGLEFKHEGWLAGVTWFRNDYRNKIEAGYSPLSQTSVGSTKTDLYQWENVPKAVVEGLEGTLNVPVSDAVTWSNNFTYMLQSKNKTTGERLSIIPEYTVNSTLSWQIVPDVSVQSTFTWYGKQEPKKYDYQGNRVTGSATNEVSPYSIVGLSGTWDVTKYVSLTAGIDNLFDKRHWRAGNAQSTGGSTGWMYGAGAETYNESGRTWYMSVNTHF
- the entD gene encoding enterobactin synthase subunit EntD yields the protein MHTTHHTVSLADHTLHLIDFLPATFTHTDLLWLPHHEALAHCALKRQTEHLAGRIAALHALQEQGFSTVPAPGAAGEPCWPRGVSGSISHSGQRAVAVVASHPVGVDLEAQFSPALCNELAASIVNAQEHALLAACPLPFTLALTLAFSAKESLYKAFSRLAKPFPGFASAHITAIDDRHLELCFLAEFSPQLVDKKVNVYWRAEHEQVMTLAVGLPFGS
- a CDS encoding D-ribose ABC transporter substrate-binding protein produces the protein MKKTLLQSVVLASMIAASGSLFAADNGLIAIITPSHDNPFFKAEADGAAAKAKELGYTTLVASHDDDVNKQNQLIETAIARKAKAIILDNAGADATVGPLEKAKAAGVPTFLIDREINKTGVAVAQIVSNNYQGAQLGAEKFAKLLNGKGKYVELLGRQSDTNASVRSQGYHDVLDDNPEMKMVAQQTANWSQTEAFTRMEAILQTHPDIAGVISGNDTMALGAEAALKAAGKNNVIVVGFDGSDYVRDSIINKGNIKATVLQPGWQQAQMAVEQADYFLKNGKAQKEEKQLMDCMLIDDSNASKLKMFNLSK
- a CDS encoding DUF2291 family protein encodes the protein MWLKQWGNALAGCVALLLTACTVVDLDENGKPIMPADPHAKASFDNQTPQQIAQQTWQERVINAAHQHALSADTLAAQQKNPAAAPQSVFVRLTSQVERIDTSNEREQQLLINVNGQPLPVQLGPVIRGNAIRDATGFKFEDFTNQVQFAQLSRAYNREAVKHLPKVDASWAGKPVTVLMAVTLSGGKLNDAVALELQQEAQ
- a CDS encoding sugar ABC transporter ATP-binding protein, translating into MSDLPVDDIILRTRGVSMLFPGTVALDNVDYNVWRGKVNVIIGENGAGKSTLMKILAGVQQPSVGTIELNGETVHFSDTRSAAAHGIGMVHQELNLFENLNVAENIFLGRELQKGVTPINEAEQEKRTAELLKRLDQPISPRELVGNLKVGQQQLVEIAKALAEDADILILDEPTSALSKTEVEILFRVIRELTRQGVSIIYISHRLEELMAIGDVITILRDGKFQAEAKVCDIDVPWIVREMLGSDPVSNFLSPGRTFGAPVLEAENITCVNASGVTTVNDVSFKVHAGEIVGIYGLMGAGRTELFECLLGTERNYLGKLWLDSKPVPQRLTPAERIRMGMSLVPEDRKRTGIFPISSVASNLTIASLWRRLQRGFTIATKDEEAVVASTIGNLSIKVSSPEVEIQALSGGNQQKVVIGRSLLTNPKVLFLDEPTRGIDVGAKADVFRMMVQLSQQGIAVVFSTSDLKEIMAVSDRIMVMSGGKLTADIERARAEESALVTASAQGF